The Oncorhynchus keta strain PuntledgeMale-10-30-2019 unplaced genomic scaffold, Oket_V2 Un_contig_12340_pilon_pilon, whole genome shotgun sequence genome contains the following window.
acagacagacagacagacagacagacctttaaacctgcaggtcctctcagacctgggtatatagatagagagagatatacagacagacagacagacagacagacagacagacagacagacagacctgcaggtcctctcagaccagggtatccagacagacagacctttaaacctgcaggtcctctcagaccagggtatccagagagacagacagacctttaaacctgcaggtcctctcagaccaggacagacagacagacctttaaacctgcaggtcctctcagatcagggtatccagacagacagacagacagacagacagacagacagacctttaaacctgcaggtcctctcagacctgggtatatagatagagagatatatagagacagacagacagacagacagacagacagacagacagacagacagacagaccagggacagacagacagacagaccttaaacctgcaggtcctctcagacctgggtatatagatagagagatatacagacagacagacagacagacttaaacctgcaggtcctctcagaccaggacagacagacagacagacatacagacagacctttaaacagacagacagacagacagacagacctttaaacctgcaggtcctctcagacctgggtatatagatagagagagatatacagacagacagacagacagacagacttttaaacctgcaggtcctctcagaccagggtatccagacagacagacagacagacagacagacagacagacagacagacctttaaacctgcaggtcctctcagaccagggtatccagacagacagacctttaaacctgcaggtcctctcagaccagggtatccagacagacagacagacagacagacagacctttaaacctgcaggtcctctcagaccagggacatccagacagacagacagacagacagacagacagacagacctttaaacctgcaagtcctctcagaccagggtatccagacagacagacctttaaacctgcaggtcctctcagaccagggtatccagacagacagacagacagacagacagacagacagacagaccagacaggtcctctcagaccagacagacagacagacagacagacagacctttaaacctgcaggtccctcagaccaggacagacagacagacctttaaacctgcaggtcctctcagacctgggtatatagacagagagagatagacagacagacagacagacagacagacagacagacagacagacttttaaacctgcaggtcctctcagaccagggtacagacagacagacagacagacagacagacagacctttaaacctgcaggtcctctcagaccagggtatccagacagacagacagacagacagacagaccagacatccagaccaggtcctctcagaccagggtatatagatagagagagacagatagagagacagacagacctttaaacctgcaggtcctctcagaccagggtatccctGTAAGAAGATGAAAGAAAAATCTGAAATAGGCAAATGAGGTCCATGGACATTTGTCCAGACAATGTTGATAAATCATACTTGTAACTAAGAATCAAAACATGAATGCCTACTTATTGCTCAGAAATTCACTGCTGAATAAATACTTACCTGGAACCCTGGATATCCAGGTTGGCCTTCTCCCTGTGTTCCAGCATCACCCTGAAGAGAGAATCAAGATAATATTGTGTATTCAGAATATTAGCCTCATGATAAATCAGATAAGCTCTTCAATACACTCACCCTTTTCCCAATGGGCCCTGCATCTCCTGGTGCTCCTGGAGGCCCCCTGGGGCCCTTAACACCCTGGGGGGAGAGACCCTGGTCAAAAAATGCATTGTAGTTTGCATGTGTTACCACGTGGTACAGCTGTGTCATCATCGAAATCATTAAATGACTGGCCATCGTACCGCAGGCCCGTAAGGTCCTGGCTCTCCTCTGTACCCTTTGAGCCCAGACACTCCACTCAGACCCTTTCAGGGGGAAGAAATGAAGAGAGGGGTGCGACAATGACTGGAGGTAAAACATCAACCTATATTTAGCAATAGCCCATGAGAGAGCTAGCCTGTTCCCCAAGAAGGTGTTGGTGGAACCATATAAGAAAGAACAAGTGATCACACAGAGTaatagaggacagagggacactCACCTGTGAACCCACATCTCCAGCCTGACCTTCATGACCCTGTGCTCCAGCAGAGCCTGTGTCACCCGTCTCCCTGACCACCTCTTATTCCTGGAGCACCTctcagtcccctctctcccctacaccCTTAAGAGAGACaaataggaagagagaggagagagagtgtcatgtgtgctccctctccggcctctaggtcatcaggctgctcgttaaggcgcacacctgtcaccattacgcgcacctgcgcaTCGTCAGACTcatctggactccatcacttcctgtattacctgccctatatataTGTCagtccctttggttccttccccgggcatcattgtttctgtttcatatCTGTGTGCTGTTTGtggttcttgttttgtatttcattgtatttatttattaaaacacaaaCTCCCTGAACTTGTTTCCTGACTCTCAGCACACgtcgttacagagagagagaggtcaccagCTTGGATGTGAACAGCATTGTTCAGCTAAACAGCAACTTCCCATCGGTCAACAAGGCCGTTTTACCATAATGTAAACATCAAATAAAGGGTTTACAAAAGCTAAACCAATTTTTTTGATTCATTATATACTAATGTGTTTTCTTTTACAGTGATACAACTATTTAATTCAGCCATTTAGTCAATGTAGAGCAGGGATCACCAACTAGATTTCTTGAGCAGATTGTCGGGTGGACCGGAGCATAGTTACAAATAGAAAGCAAATTGACCTCAAGAAGCCCTGCTTACATTTGTATTCAATCACGTTTCTCTCTATTATGTGTgtgaatacttgggaacagatttcttaaattcccttggagctgatttcctgttgtccaacaataaaaaataataagATGTCACTTATTTTTTAGAAAACTTGGGGGgtcaaatatttatatttttattttaccttaatttaactaggcaagtcagttaagaacaaattcttattttcaatgagggcctaggaacagtgggttaactggtctaggaacagtgggttaacggcctgttcaggggcagaacgacagaacaacaccttgtcagctcgggggtttgaacttgcaacctttcggttactaatccaatgctcataccactaggctaccctgccacccccggGCCAAATTCGGCCCATGCGCCATCAGTTGGGGTACCCTGATGTTCAGTGATCTAGTAAGATATGTGTCTTCCTGTGTCAGATTATGTGGACAGTGTTCGTCCTGGTCCGGGTGATGTATTGATTCTAGAACTAGCTGAGTTCCAAACCTCTGTGCCTGGCGCTCCAGACGGTCCAAAGTCCCCCTGTAAAACACAGAAAGGTGGACAGGTGCCTGAGGTCATCGTCCAAATGTTATTGGTTATGGCATCATTTTTCCATTCAactataaataaaaaatacacctATACATTTGTGCGTTTATCACAACTGGCAGTTATCAGAATCTGCAACTTATTGACGATAAGAGTTATTGAGGTGGTGGTGTTTTTACTTGGTCTCCTTGGTCACCCTTATTTCCAGGTCCTCCGATTGGTCCAGGCTCCCCCTACAGACACAGATGAAACAATACAGCCACACAGAAAAGCTATCCTCtgtgatagatggatggatgattgaATGATCAAattattgattgattaattgattgatttgaTTAGTTGATAAATCAATAGATTGATTGATTACCTTGGCTCCGTTGGCTCCAGACACTCCAGGAACCCCTGGCTCCCCAGgtgttcccatctctccctgtggaCAGGAAGGTCAAATAGAAATTTAAGTCACTCACACATTAAATAATGCAGAACAGACAATTAAGGTGCTGGGTATGACAGAGTTACCTTTTGTCCAGGTAATCCATAAGATCCTTCATCTCCTTTCTGCCCCAGAGGACCTGGCTCCCTATCAGAGGAAACAGTCATTACCAACATCAACCAGTCTGAACTTAAATATGAATACTTCAGATCAGAGGAAACAGTCATTACCAACATCAACCAGTCTGAACTTAAACATGAATACTTCAGATATAACTAACAGCATTCATTTACTATTTATCTAGAGGCTATGAAGTCTGCTGAGGACAGAGTTATGGGAATAATGTAGTATTGTGTTTGCAGTACATGTCAGTCTACTGATTAGCTCTGGCTCCTAGAGCGCTATTGGCTGCCAAGTGGTTCTTGGCTGTGGGGGAAAATTCTGGGAAATGATGACCGCTTGGCGTAACGCTCCCAGAGATTCACTGTAACTAGTCTAGGGAGGTCATGAATACAgtaagctgtggtgtgtgtgggtgtgtgggtagtgtgtggtgcgtgtagtgtgtgtgtgggttcatgtggtgtatgtggggtgtgtggtgaggtgtgtgtgtgggtgagtgtggtgcgtgtgtgggtttgtgtggtgagtgtggtgtgtgagtgtggtggggttgtgtggtgcgtgtgtggaTTCGTGtggtgagtgtggtgtgtgtgtgtggggtgagtgtgtgtagtgtgtgtgtgggtgagtgtggtgcgtgtagtgtgtgtgtgggtgcgtgtagtgtgtgtgtgtgtgtgggtgcgtgtggtGCCTGTGTGGGTTCGTGTGGTGCGTGTGTGGGTTCgtgtgagtgtggtgtgtgtgtgtgggttcgtgtgtgggtgtgtgtggtgagtgtggtgagtgtggtgcgtgtgtgtgtggtgcgtgtgagtgtgtgtgtgtgtgggtgcgtgtggtGCCTGTGTGGGTTCGTGTGGTGCgtgtgtgggttgtgtgtgtgcgtgtgtgggttcGTGTGGTGCGTGTGTGGGTTCGTGTGGTGAGTGTGGTGTGGGTTCGTGTGGTGAGTGTGGTgcgtgtgtgggtttgtgtggtgagtgtggtgggtgtgtgtgggtgggcgtgtggtgtgtgtgtggattcgtGTGGTGAGTGTGGTGTGGGTTCGTGTGGTgagtgtggtgcgtgtgtgtgggtacgTCCACATGGGACGGAGTAGATAGTATTATAAGGGGGAGTGTGGAAGTGGGACTAAGGAGGGCCGGTGGGGATCAGTCTGGAAAGACTGTGAAGAAAAAGAAAAGCAGCAGGAAACAAAACAAGCAGAATGTGATGACTTTGACTCTGGCTACATGACCTTGCATGACTCCTATAGACTTACCTCTGCCCCCTCGTCTCCTCTACAACCAGGCAGGCCCATGACCCCAGAGTCCCCctacagagagggaaagagagagggcgacGTGGGAGTTTACTGCACATTTCAAGGAATAATACGAACATGAGTGACCTCACTGAAGGTTTCCAGAGAAACAGAACTCTCTAATGTTCTTTGTAATCTGGGCCTACTACACAGTTATCTGCTCTGAAAAACATCTGCTCTGGTCTGAGAAACATGTCAAGGGATTCAGGACgcggggtggaggtggaggtggaggtggaggtggaggtggaggtggggacTGTCTTTAAGCTAAATCTTCAATTTTAATAATGTTttggaaaatattttttaattatttgacttctatttatttattttatttatttatatatatatttttttcttcagaAAAAACAGTTTACAGACAAAAAGTATAGAAACAGACAATGATAACATATGCTTATTAGTGATAACATAATTTTATTAGTGAATTTACATAGATGAATATGACATTTTTCCATTAGTGCAATTCGATTTATGAAGTAAAATAGTTTTTCTTGATCCTTTTCATGGTTAAGGAACTTCCTGTCAAATCTCCCAGGGGGGTTCTAAAGGGATGTGACCATGAGGCTTTAGTGCTGAACATTTAGTCTATAAAACACCTATATGATTCATCTGGCTCATATCCACCATACAGCACCTGGATTGGTTTTAAGATCATTTTTTTGGCACCCTGTTATACTCCATATAGTGCCTCACGGGGATGGACAAAAGTATTAATCTATACTGTATAATAGGTCTAGAGCCTATGGAAGAAGGTACAGGTGTTACATTATACTAACAGCCTTCAGCATGGGCTGAGCCATCCTTCGTCTGTATTTCATTCTCATCTTGTTTTCCTCTCAACCCCTCTAATAATT
Protein-coding sequences here:
- the LOC127917849 gene encoding otolin-1-like, which translates into the protein MSATSEDLQVVRNTISSIVSTMYKDSESVCCSFECKVPLGSQGPAGAGGGAGTPGRQGVAGRPGSLGAKGTAGDQGPQGHRGEKGDRGPTGDRGPRGPSGQKGEKGADGVDPGRMALWGTLGSWACLVVEETRGQRGSQVLWGRKEMKDLMDYLDKRERWEHLGSQGFLECLEPTEPRGSLDQSEDLEIRVTKETKGTLDRLERQAQRFGTQLVLESIHHPDQDEHCPHNLTQEDTYLTRSLNIRVPQLMAHGPNLARGWQGSLVV